From the genome of Thermogutta terrifontis, one region includes:
- a CDS encoding TAT-variant-translocated molybdopterin oxidoreductase has product MSSMSRQGEPTAGNSPRYWRTLDELADTPEFREWIAKEFPHGVALEGLSRRRWLQLMAASFTLAGLAGCRWEKTEIAPFVHRPVGRIPGKPERFATAMDLSGEVTGLVATCVDGRPIKLEGNPIHPTSLGGTDSFAQAAVLQLYDPDRSRDVVARSDGQWVVRSWEDFTAALRQRITATPNGENWVFVTSATSSPTVRRLRKLLEQRWPKAQWFTYEPVHDDFVRRGTRNVFGVEARPVYRLDQARVILALDADLFFESAGHVRAARDFAATRDGNPDRMSRLYAVETRWTLTGSSADHRLPLPPGEISAFVAALETCLARLAAGESLPDIGSTSDQSPRSQYRAAFLKAVAEDLWQHRGRSAVAAGTWLAPEVHAAVARINRMLENLGGPVLYIPVSDPMLARSAESLQALHELLASGNVQNILFADTNPVYSAPAAMKLHQLVERVPFSVHLGLYADETALSCRWHVPMAHFLETWGDAETWDGTYTVMQPMIAPLWGGKSLIELLGLFLDPRKSAQDWVQETFQTRYPHTQGSDWERCLAQGLFRDGTGQLNSLTELADSAKKESFPDAVERFMAGDKPTEDAVSVLLTADYSVYDGRFANNAWLQEWPDPVTRLTWGNAAVMGVETARGLDCKDGSVIRLEVNGAALVLPVVVVPGIPPQTVIVSLGYGRTAAGHVGGLATENIPSVGVNTYALRSHASQFVFSSVKVTKLPDSQPLASVQDHHLIDRIGLQGRVERLGELVREVTLQRLTDPHEPYSAEEVVHHPPLESLWPEHAYEGHRWGMAVDLSKCIGCGACVVACQAENNIPVVGPAQVMRSREMHWIRIDRYFTGAPENPRTVHQPVMCQQCELAPCEQVCPVAATVHSHEGLNDMVYNRCIGTRYCANNCPYKVRRFNYFYYHKDLDNPRNEVQKMVYNPEVTIRSRGVMEKCTYCVQRIQNAKIEAKNERRPLKDGEIQTACQQVCPAQAIVFGDLADPKSAVAQLHHSNRAYGMLAELNVKPRTKYLARVRNPHPALQAMESEPSAANREHTA; this is encoded by the coding sequence ATGTCATCGATGAGTCGCCAAGGTGAGCCAACTGCCGGTAATAGCCCGCGCTACTGGCGGACACTGGACGAATTGGCAGATACTCCGGAATTCCGTGAATGGATTGCCAAGGAGTTTCCTCACGGTGTGGCCCTCGAGGGCCTTTCCCGACGGCGGTGGCTGCAACTGATGGCCGCCTCGTTTACCCTCGCCGGCTTAGCCGGATGCCGCTGGGAAAAAACGGAAATCGCCCCATTCGTTCATCGCCCGGTTGGTCGAATCCCGGGCAAGCCCGAACGCTTCGCCACCGCCATGGACTTATCCGGTGAAGTGACGGGGCTGGTGGCCACATGCGTGGACGGACGGCCAATCAAGTTGGAAGGCAACCCCATTCATCCAACGAGCCTGGGGGGAACGGACAGCTTCGCCCAGGCTGCCGTCCTGCAACTTTACGACCCGGACCGAAGTCGCGATGTCGTCGCACGTTCCGACGGACAATGGGTGGTTCGCTCTTGGGAGGACTTCACGGCGGCCCTGCGGCAACGGATCACGGCCACACCCAATGGGGAAAACTGGGTGTTTGTCACTTCGGCGACGTCCTCCCCCACTGTGCGGCGATTGCGGAAACTTCTCGAACAGCGCTGGCCGAAGGCACAGTGGTTCACCTACGAACCTGTTCATGACGACTTTGTCCGCAGGGGGACGCGGAATGTGTTCGGAGTGGAAGCCCGCCCTGTCTATCGGCTGGATCAGGCCAGAGTCATCCTCGCGCTGGACGCCGACCTGTTTTTCGAGTCGGCGGGACATGTCCGGGCTGCCCGGGACTTTGCCGCCACGCGAGACGGAAACCCTGACCGCATGTCCCGGCTTTATGCGGTCGAAACCCGCTGGACCCTGACCGGTTCGTCCGCGGACCATCGGTTGCCACTCCCTCCTGGCGAAATCTCCGCGTTTGTGGCTGCATTGGAAACTTGTCTGGCAAGACTCGCCGCCGGGGAATCGCTGCCGGATATCGGCTCCACCTCCGATCAATCGCCCAGGTCGCAGTATCGTGCAGCATTTCTCAAAGCAGTCGCGGAAGATCTATGGCAACACCGAGGCCGCTCCGCGGTGGCGGCAGGGACCTGGCTGGCCCCGGAAGTGCATGCGGCTGTCGCGCGGATCAACAGAATGCTGGAAAACCTGGGTGGGCCAGTTTTGTATATCCCCGTATCCGACCCCATGCTTGCCCGGTCCGCAGAAAGCCTGCAGGCACTCCACGAATTGCTGGCATCCGGCAACGTGCAGAACATTTTGTTTGCCGACACGAACCCTGTCTACAGCGCTCCAGCGGCGATGAAGCTGCACCAGCTTGTCGAGCGGGTGCCGTTTTCCGTCCACCTTGGTCTTTACGCCGACGAGACGGCCCTTTCGTGTCGCTGGCACGTTCCCATGGCCCATTTTCTGGAAACCTGGGGCGACGCGGAGACCTGGGACGGCACGTACACCGTCATGCAGCCCATGATCGCTCCGCTTTGGGGCGGCAAAAGCCTCATTGAATTGCTCGGGCTGTTCCTTGATCCGCGAAAGAGTGCTCAAGATTGGGTGCAGGAGACATTCCAAACGCGGTATCCCCACACGCAGGGTTCGGACTGGGAGAGATGTCTTGCCCAGGGGCTGTTCCGGGACGGGACGGGTCAGCTCAATTCGCTCACCGAGCTGGCTGACTCTGCGAAGAAGGAGAGTTTTCCAGATGCCGTGGAACGCTTTATGGCGGGTGACAAACCTACCGAGGATGCTGTCTCCGTCCTGCTCACCGCGGACTACTCGGTGTACGACGGTCGGTTCGCCAACAACGCGTGGCTCCAGGAGTGGCCCGACCCGGTGACCCGCCTCACCTGGGGAAACGCTGCCGTGATGGGCGTGGAGACCGCTCGCGGCCTGGATTGTAAAGACGGTTCCGTCATCCGGCTTGAAGTGAACGGTGCCGCGCTCGTTTTGCCGGTGGTGGTCGTGCCCGGGATCCCACCGCAGACGGTCATTGTTTCCCTGGGCTACGGGCGAACCGCCGCAGGTCATGTGGGGGGCCTGGCTACCGAGAACATCCCCTCCGTGGGAGTTAACACCTATGCGCTTCGATCACACGCTTCCCAGTTTGTTTTCTCCAGTGTCAAAGTGACGAAACTGCCCGACAGCCAGCCGCTGGCCAGTGTTCAGGACCATCATCTCATCGACCGAATTGGTCTCCAGGGACGCGTGGAGCGGTTAGGGGAACTGGTGCGGGAAGTGACCTTGCAACGATTGACCGATCCCCATGAGCCGTATTCCGCGGAGGAGGTGGTGCATCATCCTCCGCTCGAATCGCTTTGGCCTGAACATGCTTACGAAGGTCATCGCTGGGGCATGGCGGTAGACCTCTCGAAGTGCATCGGTTGCGGTGCATGCGTCGTGGCCTGCCAGGCCGAAAACAACATTCCCGTGGTCGGACCGGCGCAGGTGATGCGAAGTCGCGAGATGCACTGGATCCGCATTGATCGCTATTTCACCGGGGCTCCCGAAAATCCTCGCACAGTGCATCAGCCGGTCATGTGTCAGCAGTGCGAGTTGGCGCCGTGCGAACAAGTTTGTCCCGTGGCCGCCACAGTCCACAGCCACGAGGGACTTAACGACATGGTCTATAACCGGTGTATCGGCACCCGATATTGCGCTAACAACTGCCCCTACAAAGTTCGGCGGTTTAATTACTTCTATTATCACAAGGATTTGGACAATCCGCGGAATGAAGTCCAGAAAATGGTATACAACCCCGAGGTGACAATCCGTTCTCGGGGGGTGATGGAAAAGTGTACCTACTGCGTCCAGCGGATCCAGAATGCCAAAATCGAGGCCAAAAACGAGCGCCGTCCGTTGAAAGACGGTGAAATCCAAACCGCGTGCCAGCAGGTGTGTCCGGCGCAGGCGATCGTCTTCGGCGACCTGGCCGACCCCAAAAGCGCGGTCGCTCAACTCCATCATTCAAATCGCGCCTATGGAATGCTGGCAGAACTGAACGTCAAGCCGCGTACCAAGTATCTCGCACGGGTTCGCAACCCTCATCCGGCACTGCAAGCAATGGAAAGTGAGCCATCTGCTGCAAATCGGGAACATACCGCATAA
- the nrfD gene encoding NrfD/PsrC family molybdoenzyme membrane anchor subunit, whose translation MGLASMISRQPEVDNTISDPTSRPPLVIGQHDFATVTETVARIPERPRATLAWKVSFAVAASLAAMFIALTGYLFVTGIGIWGNNSPVFWGFPIVNFVFWVGIGHAGTLISAILFLFRQHWRTSINRFAEAMTVFAVVCAGIFPAIHVGRVWYVYWLAPYPNPMGMWPNFRSPLLWDVFAVSTYMTVSVLFWYLGMIPDLATLRDRATRPLPRLLYGLFSLGWSGSARHWHRFEKAYLFLAALATPLVLSVHSVVSFDFAVSVIPGWHTTIFPPYFVAGAIFSGFAMVVTLMVPAREFFGLKELVTLRHLDNMNKFILATSFMVGYAYLIEVFMAWYSGNKYELFTFLNRALGPYAWAYWTMVICNVAIPQLFWSKKCRTTPWMMWIIAIFVNIGMWFERFVIIVTSLSRDFLPGSWALYKPTIIDFLMLIGSFGIFFTLFLLFCRYLPMVAMAEVKTVLPQAHVHHRHAAEEHAPSELEYSR comes from the coding sequence ATGGGCCTGGCGTCAATGATTTCCAGACAACCTGAAGTGGACAACACGATCAGCGATCCCACCTCGCGACCACCGCTTGTCATAGGCCAGCACGATTTTGCAACGGTGACAGAAACGGTCGCGCGGATTCCAGAGCGACCCAGGGCCACGCTTGCCTGGAAAGTCAGCTTTGCCGTGGCAGCTTCCCTGGCCGCGATGTTCATCGCCCTGACGGGTTACCTTTTTGTGACGGGCATTGGAATCTGGGGCAACAACAGCCCCGTGTTCTGGGGATTTCCCATCGTCAATTTCGTGTTCTGGGTGGGGATCGGTCACGCGGGCACGCTGATTTCGGCCATCTTATTTCTCTTCCGTCAACACTGGCGGACAAGTATCAACCGCTTCGCGGAAGCGATGACCGTGTTTGCCGTGGTCTGTGCCGGGATCTTTCCCGCGATCCACGTGGGGCGCGTGTGGTACGTTTACTGGCTGGCACCTTATCCCAACCCAATGGGCATGTGGCCAAACTTCAGAAGTCCCCTTTTGTGGGACGTGTTTGCCGTTAGCACATATATGACCGTTTCCGTCTTATTCTGGTACCTGGGGATGATCCCCGATCTGGCCACTCTCCGCGATCGAGCAACTCGCCCGCTGCCAAGGTTACTGTACGGCCTGTTTTCGCTGGGTTGGTCAGGGTCGGCGCGACACTGGCACCGATTTGAGAAGGCGTATCTCTTCTTGGCGGCTTTGGCGACGCCTCTTGTTCTCAGCGTGCACTCCGTCGTGAGCTTCGACTTTGCCGTCTCTGTAATCCCCGGCTGGCATACCACCATCTTTCCGCCTTACTTTGTGGCGGGGGCAATTTTCAGTGGCTTCGCGATGGTGGTCACTCTCATGGTGCCGGCACGAGAGTTTTTTGGACTTAAGGAACTCGTCACACTCCGTCATCTGGATAACATGAATAAATTTATTCTCGCGACCAGCTTCATGGTCGGTTATGCTTACCTCATTGAAGTCTTCATGGCATGGTACAGCGGGAATAAATACGAGCTCTTCACTTTTCTCAATCGGGCACTGGGCCCGTATGCCTGGGCATACTGGACGATGGTCATTTGCAACGTGGCGATTCCTCAACTCTTCTGGTCTAAAAAATGCCGGACTACACCCTGGATGATGTGGATCATCGCCATATTTGTGAATATTGGAATGTGGTTTGAACGCTTTGTCATCATCGTAACTTCGCTCAGTCGCGATTTTCTCCCGGGGAGCTGGGCTCTTTACAAACCCACGATCATTGACTTTCTCATGCTGATCGGCAGTTTCGGAATATTTTTTACTCTGTTTCTGCTCTTCTGCCGGTATCTGCCCATGGTGGCGATGGCCGAAGTGAAAACCGTGTTGCCCCAGGCCCATGTCCATCACCGTCATGCCGCGGAAGAGCACGCGCCTTCCGAACTGGAATATTCGCGATAA